A window of Amycolatopsis australiensis contains these coding sequences:
- a CDS encoding urease accessory protein UreD — MKAHARLTACFDGSRTVLRELRSMAPLTLFPRRGRGSTAVVHLVNSATSPLGGDELLLSVHVGPGASLRLSGVAATLALPGLHGEPSVSTVDVTVEAGGSLEFLPEPTVVTARARHTAVFRAALASDAFLHTREVLVLGRAGERPGSLTTSLSVTRGSVPVLRQTLPIGSALDGSAAVLAGRRVLATDLVVGGPELPAASGEWWSRSPLAAGGTLTTSLAPDAVTALAPF, encoded by the coding sequence GTGAAGGCTCACGCGCGGCTGACGGCGTGCTTCGACGGCTCACGCACGGTGCTGCGGGAGCTGCGGTCGATGGCGCCGTTGACGCTGTTCCCGCGGCGTGGCCGCGGCTCGACGGCGGTGGTGCACCTGGTCAACTCGGCGACCTCGCCGCTGGGCGGCGACGAGCTGCTGCTGTCCGTGCACGTCGGCCCGGGTGCTTCGCTGCGCCTCTCCGGCGTCGCGGCGACGCTGGCCCTGCCCGGCCTGCACGGCGAACCGTCCGTGTCCACTGTGGACGTCACGGTGGAGGCGGGCGGCTCGCTGGAGTTCCTGCCCGAGCCGACGGTGGTCACGGCACGAGCCCGGCACACGGCGGTCTTCCGGGCCGCGCTGGCGTCGGACGCCTTCCTGCACACGCGGGAAGTGCTGGTGCTGGGACGGGCCGGGGAACGGCCGGGCTCGCTGACGACTTCCCTGTCGGTCACGCGGGGTTCGGTGCCGGTGCTGCGCCAGACACTGCCGATCGGGTCGGCCCTGGACGGGAGTGCGGCGGTGCTGGCGGGCCGCCGGGTGCTGGCGACGGACCTGGTGGTCGGCGGCCCGGAGCTGCCGGCGGCCTCCGGTGAGTGGTGGTCCCGCAGCCCCCTCGCCGCGGGCGGCACCCTCACCACATCCCTGGCCCCGGACGCGGTCACGGCGCTGGCCCCGTTCTGA
- a CDS encoding lipase family protein, with amino-acid sequence MLRRLLVAVALLSVVTAPAAHADPGTLLEQQPATVFVGPFPAPVRAWHLLYRSTSATGTPDTVSGTLLVPPAPWLRGGPRPLVSYAVGTHGLGDRCAPSNLLAHGVENESALLAQALSQGWAVVVTDYEGLGTPGTHTYAVGQSEGRAVLDAARAAVQVPGAGLSPSGPVGVFGYSQGGQAAAWAAELQATYAPSVHVVGVAAGGVPADLETVFRANDGGPAFGLVLGAATGFAAAYDDVPFASILNDRGRAAVAKVSQACTIELGAAAPFAHLRDFVTVPDPIHEPHWQARLTENYLGTVAPKVPVYLYHGTLDELIPFSVGAGLRDRWKSLGADVTWQEFPLLEHIAGVSIGGPAAMTWLGTKF; translated from the coding sequence ATGCTTCGTCGGTTACTGGTCGCCGTCGCCCTGCTTTCCGTGGTGACCGCCCCCGCGGCGCACGCGGATCCCGGAACACTGCTGGAACAGCAGCCGGCGACGGTGTTCGTCGGCCCGTTCCCGGCGCCGGTCAGGGCGTGGCACCTGCTGTACCGCTCGACGTCGGCGACCGGCACGCCGGACACGGTCTCCGGGACGCTGCTGGTGCCACCGGCACCGTGGCTGCGCGGCGGCCCGCGCCCGCTGGTCTCGTACGCGGTGGGCACGCACGGGCTCGGCGACCGGTGCGCGCCATCGAACCTCCTCGCGCACGGCGTCGAAAACGAGAGCGCGCTGCTGGCCCAGGCGTTGTCGCAGGGCTGGGCGGTCGTCGTCACGGACTACGAAGGGCTCGGCACGCCGGGGACGCACACGTACGCGGTCGGGCAGTCGGAAGGCCGGGCGGTGCTCGACGCGGCGCGTGCCGCGGTCCAGGTGCCCGGCGCCGGCCTGTCGCCGTCCGGTCCGGTGGGCGTGTTCGGGTACTCGCAGGGTGGCCAGGCCGCGGCGTGGGCGGCCGAGCTGCAGGCGACGTACGCCCCTTCGGTGCACGTGGTCGGCGTCGCGGCGGGCGGGGTGCCGGCGGATCTGGAGACGGTGTTCCGCGCCAACGACGGCGGGCCGGCGTTCGGCCTGGTCCTCGGCGCGGCGACGGGCTTCGCGGCGGCGTACGACGACGTGCCGTTCGCGTCGATCCTGAACGACCGCGGCCGGGCGGCGGTGGCGAAGGTGTCCCAGGCGTGCACGATCGAGCTGGGCGCGGCGGCGCCGTTCGCGCACCTGCGGGACTTCGTGACGGTGCCCGACCCGATCCACGAGCCGCACTGGCAGGCCCGGCTGACGGAGAACTACCTGGGCACGGTGGCCCCGAAGGTCCCGGTGTACCTGTACCACGGGACGCTGGACGAGCTGATCCCGTTCAGCGTCGGCGCGGGCCTGCGTGACCGCTGGAAGTCACTGGGCGCGGACGTGACGTGGCAGGAGTTCCCGCTGCTGGAGCACATCGCTGGGGTGTCGATCGGCGGCCCGGCGGCGATGACCTGGCTGGGCACGAAGTTCTGA
- a CDS encoding TetR/AcrR family transcriptional regulator — protein MARTYGGVAPEQRRADRRERLLAAGLELFTSAGFRHTKITEVCARAGVSTRNFYEEFTGKEDVLRTLHDRINSLALEQVTAALDKVADADAMTRIATLLDVFIDTVTVDPRLPRLNYVEAVGVSAELEQQHQVWVDRWATFIATEARRAAARGVAPDRDYRLTAIALVGAATGLLREWQAHEPPLPVEDVGAELRALMLAAVMRPEKISEIPGNPGALPDVKESSREGDQGGGRLA, from the coding sequence GTGGCTCGCACCTACGGCGGCGTCGCACCCGAGCAGCGCCGCGCCGACCGGCGGGAGCGGCTGCTCGCGGCCGGCCTCGAGCTGTTCACCTCGGCTGGGTTCCGGCACACGAAGATCACCGAGGTGTGCGCCCGCGCCGGGGTGTCGACGCGCAACTTCTACGAGGAGTTCACCGGGAAGGAGGACGTGCTCCGCACCCTCCACGACCGGATCAACAGCCTCGCGCTGGAGCAGGTCACCGCCGCGCTCGACAAGGTCGCCGACGCCGACGCCATGACCCGCATCGCCACCCTGCTGGACGTCTTCATCGACACGGTCACCGTCGACCCCCGGCTGCCGCGCCTCAACTACGTCGAAGCCGTCGGCGTCAGCGCGGAGCTGGAGCAGCAGCACCAGGTGTGGGTCGACCGGTGGGCGACGTTCATCGCGACCGAGGCGCGCCGCGCGGCCGCGCGCGGCGTCGCCCCCGACCGGGACTACCGGCTGACGGCGATCGCCCTGGTCGGCGCGGCCACCGGGCTGCTGCGCGAGTGGCAGGCGCACGAGCCGCCGCTGCCGGTGGAGGACGTCGGCGCGGAGCTGCGCGCGCTGATGCTGGCGGCCGTCATGCGGCCGGAAAAGATCTCGGAAATCCCGGGCAACCCCGGCGCGCTCCCGGACGTGAAGGAGTCGAGCCGGGAGGGGGACCAGGGGGGAGGCCGGCTCGCGTGA